In the Malus domestica chromosome 16, GDT2T_hap1 genome, one interval contains:
- the LOC139193024 gene encoding uncharacterized protein, translating into MGVNTDAAWCGSSLRTGVGWVGRDFAGLLQFAGGSGTGICHSAAAAEACAIRSALMACIDNGFDKVIIESDALVIIKMLSKVSPQDYSIECILGDIEILVQRLMSVTFSFVPRESNLAAHSVAKFALQQGGDYVWDCIGPKFLFNILAHDVNIPIRL; encoded by the exons ATGGGG GTGAACACCGATGCGGCCTGGTGCGGATCCTCTTTGCGAACTGGAGTTGGATGGGTGGGCCGCGATTTTGCGGGTCTGCTTCAATTTGCTGGAGGATCGGGAACAGGTATTTGTCATAGTGCGGCGGCTGCTGAGGCTTGTGCTATTCGGAGTGCTTTGATGGCTTGTATTGATAATGGCTTTGATAAGGTGATAATTGAATCTGATGCTTTAGTTATCATTAAGATGCTAAGTAAGGTATCCCCACAGGACTACAGTATTGAATGCATCCTTGGTGACATCGAGATTCTAGTACAGAGGTTAATGTCAGTGACGTTTTCGTTTGTACCTAGGGAGAGCAATCTTGCGGCTCATTCAGTGGCGAAGTTTGCCTTGCAGCAAGGTGGTGATTATGTTTGGGATTGTATTGGGCCGAAgtttttgtttaatattttagcCCACGATGTAAACATTCCTATTCGTCTTTAA
- the LOC103403958 gene encoding protein LIKE EARLY STARVATION, chloroplastic — MASQLGACAPRAAHFYLHKHKHPLILPLESLKMAPFGRGKITGRGSLRIRVSDGGDSYLGMWKKAVENDKKVAEFERIVENSAKIDVDDQSVEPVEELEKKSEEFQKILEVSKEERDRVQRMQVVDRAAAAIAAARAILEDKNKELRTEAGDRGGSGGGSGRGGDGTIGARQEGAQIRSVVVPVPQSEISGTRTPGPDFWSWEPPQGSDKVSDDVIDLPTAMKTSAQLNVSNPVLEKERSVDYLSIPLESKLQEPNRSPPLPPFQSLMEVEKVDVSKALSPKEEHELGDEFSAHAAEAAQALDAVDEVSSYGVNTDGSKWWKESGIEQRPDGVICKWTMTRGVSADQVTEWQDKYWEAADEFGHKELGSEKLGRDATGNVWREFWTESMWQNCGLVHMEKTADKWGKNGRGDEWHEKWKEHYDASGQAEKWAHKWCSIDPNTPLEAGHAHIWHERWGEKYDGHGGSDKYTDKWAERCEGDGWAKWGDKWDEHFDPNGHGVKQGETWWEGKFGERWNRTWGEGHNGTGWVHKYGKSSSGEHWDTHEQEDTWYERFPHFGFYHCFENSVKLREVPKPSEMS, encoded by the exons ATGGCGTCTCAGCTCGGCGCCTGTGCTCCACGCGCCGCCCATTTCTACCTCCACAAGCACAAACACCCGCTCATTCTTCCGCTCGAATCCCTCAAAATGGCGCCGTTTGGGAGAGGCAAAATCACAGGCAGGGGAAGTTTGCGGATTAGGGTTTCCGATGGTGGGGACTCGTACCTCGGCATGTGGAAGAAGGCCGTCGAGAACGACAAAAAGGTCGCCGAGTTCGAAAGGATCGTTGAGAACTCTGCAAAAATCGATGTTGATGATCAGAGTGTGGAGCCTGTTGAGGAATTGGAGAAGAAGAGCGAGGAGTTCCAAAAGATTCTGGAGGTTTCGAAGGAGGAAAGGGACCGGGTTCAGCGAATGCAGGTTGTTGATCGAGCTGCGGCCGCGATCGCGGCCGCTCGCGCCATTTTGGAGGACAAGAATAAGGAGTTGAGGACTGAGGCGGGGGATCGCGGAGGTTCCGGTGGTGGGAGTGGCAGGGGTGGTGACGGAACAATTGGGGCTCGTCAAGAAG GAGCACAGATTAGGAGTGTTGTTGTGCCAGTGCCTCAATCAGAAATTTCAGGAACCAGGACTCCAGGTCCTGATTTTTGGTCCTGGGAACCCCCTCAGGGTAGTGATAAAGTTTCAGACGATGTCATTGACTTGCCAACAGCAATGAAAACTTCAGCACAGCTAAATGTAAGCAATCCTGTGTTGGAGAAAGAGCGATCTGTGGATTATCTCTCAATTCCCTTAGAGAGTAAGCTTCAAGAACCCAATCGAagccctcctcttcctcctttccAGTCACTGATGGAGGTTGAGAAAGTGGACGTCTCTAAGGCACTTTCCCCGAAAGAGGAACATGAACTTGGTGATGAGTTTTCAGCACATGCAGCAGAGGCAGCTCAAGCTCTTGATGCGGTGGATGAGGTGTCATCATATGGAGTGAATACAGATGGATCTAAGTGGTGGAAGGAATCTGGAATTGAGCAAAGGCCTGATGGGGTGATTTGCAAGTGGACAATGACCAGAGGTGTTAGTGCTGACCAAGTTACTGAATGGCAAGATAAGTACTGGGAGGCTGCAGATGAGTTTGGTCACAAGGAGCTTGGTTCAGAAAAATTGGGACGTGATGCAACTGGAAATGTCTGGCGTGAATTTTGGACGGAATCTATGTGGCAG AATTGTGGACTTGTGCATATGGAGAAAACTGCAGACAAGTGGGGAAAGAATGGTAGAGGCGATGAGTGGCATGAGAAATGGAAGGAacactatgatgcctcaggccAGGCAGAGAAATGGGCTCATAAGTGGTGTAGTATTGACCCAAACACACCCCTTGAGGCTGGTCATGCTCACATCTGGCATGAAAG GTGGGGCGAAAAGTATGATGGACATGGTGGCAGCGACAAATACACTGACAAATGGGCTGAGCGCTGTGAGGGTGATGGCTGGGCAAAATGGGGTGACAAATGGGATGAACATTTTGATCCAAATGGTCACGGCGTGAAGCAGGGGGAAACATGGTGGGAAGGTAAGTTTGGAGAGCGCTGGAACCGGACATGGGGTGAGGGCCACAATGGTACTGGGTGGGTTCACAAGTATGGGAAGAGCAGCAGCGGCGAGCACTGGGATACACATGAGCAGGAAGACACATGGTATGAGAGATTCCCCCACTTCGGGTTCTACCACTGCTTCGAAAACTCAGTCAAGCTCCGGGAAGTTCCTAAGCCATCCGAGATGTCATAG